A section of the Carassius carassius chromosome 17, fCarCar2.1, whole genome shotgun sequence genome encodes:
- the cxcr4a gene encoding C-X-C chemokine receptor type 4a — MAYYEHIVFEDDLSNDNNSEFGSGDIGANFEVPCDVDVSHDFQMIFLPTVYGIIFVLGLIGNGLVVLVMGCQKKSRNMTDKYRLHLSVADLLFVLTLPFWAVDAAKDWYFGGFMCVAVHMIYTVNLYSSVLILAFISLDRYLAVVRATNSQVPRKLLANRIIYVGVWLPAALLTVPDLVFAKAESSSIRTFCERIYPQESFTTWVVAFRFQHILVGFVLPGLVILICYCIIISKLSRGSKGTQKRKALKTTVVLIVCFFVCWLPYCGGILLDTLMMLEVIHHSCELEQGLQKWIFVTEALAYFHCCLNPILYAFLGVKFKKSARSALSPSRGSSLKILQKKRGGMSSVSTESESSSFHSS; from the exons ATGGCATATTACGAA CACATTGTCTTTGAAGATGATTTATCAAATGATAACAACTCTGAGTTCGGCTCGGGGGACATTGGAGCCAACTTTGAGGTCCCGTGCGATGTGGATGTCAGTCACGACTTCCAGATGATCTTTCTTCCAACCGTGTACGGAATCATATTTGTTTTGGGTCTTATCGGGAACGGACTGGTTGTTCTGGTAATGGGTTGCCAGAAAAAATCCAGAAACATGACGGACAAGTACCGCCTGCACCTTTCAGTGGCGGACCTTCTGTTTGTGCTCACCCTGCCGTTCTGGGCCGTGGACGCGGCCAAAGACTGGTACTTCGGAGGTTTCATGTGCGTGGCCGTGCATATGATTTACACGGTGAATTTATATAGCAGCGTCCTCATCCTCGCCTTCATCAGCCTGGACCGGTACCTCGCCGTGGTGCGCGCCACGAACAGCCAAGTTCCGAGGAAACTTCTGGCCAATCGCATCATTTACGTGGGCGTGTGGCTCCCCGCCGCGCTCCTCACCGTTCCCGACCTGGTGTTCGCCAAAGCAGAGAGCAGCTCGATCCGCACCTTCTGCGAGCGCATCTACCCACAGGAGTCTTTCACAACCTGGGTGGTCGCTTTCCGCTTCCAGCACATCCTGGTGGGCTTCGTGCTACCCGGGCTCGTGATTCTCATCTGCTACTGCATCATCATCTCTAAGCTGTCACGCGGTTCCAAGGGCACGCAGAAGCGCAAGGCGCTCAAGACCACCGTGGTTCTGATCGTGTGCTTCTTCGTCTGCTGGTTGCCCTATTGCGGAGGAATCCTGCTGGACACGCTAATGATGTTGGAGGTGATTCACCACAGCTGCGAGCTCGAGCAGGGTCTGCAAAAGTGGATCTTCGTGACGGAGGCTCTCGCGTACTTTCACTGCTGCCTCAACCCCATCCTTTACGCGTTTCTGGGGGTGAAGTTCAAGAAGTCCGCCCGCAGCGCTCTATCTCCCAGCCGGGGGTCCAGTCTGAAAATTCTGCAGAAGAAGAGAGGAGGAATGTCATCCGTATCCACGGAATCCGAGTCTTCTAGCTTTCACTCTAGTTAA